From the Robbsia betulipollinis genome, the window GATGAGCTGGTCGAGCGCGTACCCCACCATGATGACGACGTCCGCGGGTTCGCCTTGCGCCAGGCGTTGCGGAATGGCTTGTGGGGTGGCGCCCATCGACGGGCCCCAGGCGGTGACGACGTCATTGCCCGTCCGATGCTCGTAGACGGGCACCATGCGCTGGTAGGCCGGGGCGAAGCCGCCGGAAATCATGACGTGCAGGTCGACGGCTTGCGCTTTGGCGGCAAAGGCCAGGCAGCACGCAAGGAGCACGGGGCGCCGGGAAGGGCGAATCGAAATCATGGGCAGAAGCCTCTCGGATCGGTCGGGATGCGCTGACGCCGCAGGCGCGGCGGGGGACGAAAACCGTACCGCGCTTGTGGGGAAAAACACAGTGGGGAATTCACTACGCGGTTCCGCGAGCGTCATGCACGCTTGCCAATAGCGAGAGGCGCCGGGCGGTGAGGACGCCTGTCGCGCGTTATGCCGGTCATTTCACCGTCACGTCCTCGAAGCGGTGGCCGGCGACCGGGCTGATGGCGTAACCGTCGACGTTCTTCGCCATCGGCTGGTAGGTGTTCATATAGGCGATCGGCGTGTACGGCACCTCGCGCTTGAAGATCTGCTGCGCCTGCTGGTACAGCGCGATGCGGCGCTGGCGGTCGGTGGTCTGGCGCGCGGCGGCGGTCAGCTTGTCGAACTCGGGATTGCACCACTTCGCCACATTGCTGCCCTTGCGCGACGCGCAGCCCAGCACCGTGTCGAGCCAGTTGTCGGGGTCGGCATAATCCGCCATCCAGCCGTAGAGGATCGCGTCGTGCTCGCCGTCGACCTTCGCGCGCTTGTTGTATTCGCCCCATTCGTAGCTGACGATCTTCGCCTGTACACCGATCTTCGCCCAGTCGGCCTGGATCAGCTGTGCCATCAAGCGGGCATTCGGGTTGTAGCCGCGCTGTATCGGCATGGCCCACAGCGTGATCGAGAAGCCATTCGGAAAGCCCGCCTGGCGCAGCAGATCGCGCGCCTTGGCGAGGTCGAGCGGTGCATCCTTCAGATCCTTGTCATAGCCCCATTGCGTCGGCGGCATGGGCGCGGCGGCGATGGTGGCCTGCCCGCTGTAGACGGCCTTGAGGATGGCCTGCTTGTCGACCGCCATGTCCAGCGCGCGCCGCACCAGAAGACTGTCGAGCGGCTTGTGGGTGACGTTGTAGGCCACGTAGGCGATATTGAAGCCGGGCGCGCTCATGAGCTTCAACTGGGGGTTCTGGCGCACCGCATCGAGATCGATGGGACGCGGGAAGGCACTCATCTGGCACTCGCCGCTCGCCAGCTTGGCGATGCGCGTCGCGGGGTCCGGCGTGATCGAGAAGATCAGTTTCGGGATATGGATCCGGCCCTTGTTCCAGAAATCGGGATTCGCGTCGTAGCGGATCTGCGCGTCCTGGGTGAAGCGGCGCAGGATGAAGGGGCCGGTGCCCACCGGCTCGTCGTTCAGTTGTCCGGTCTTGCCCGCCTTCAGCAGCGCCTGCGCGTATTCGGCCGACTGGATCGACGCGAATTCCATCGCGATCTTGCTGAGGAAGGCGACATCCGGCTGGTTCAGGGTGATGCGCAGCGTCAGCGGATCGGGCGTGTCGACCCGGGCGATTTCCTTGTCGAAGCCGACATCCGCCGCGTACGAGAACAGGACCGGTGCCGCTTTCTGGAAGGCGTTGTCCGGGTTGATCATGCGATCGAGGGTGAAGGCCGCGTCGTCGGCGTTGAAGTCGCGCGTCGGCTTGAACCAGGCGGTTGTCTGAAACTTGACGCCCGGGCGCAGATGGAAGGTATAGGTCTTGCCGTCCGCGGAGATTTCCCAGGAGCGGGCGAGACCCGGCACGAGATCCGACGAACCGTGTTTGAATTCCACCAGGGTATCGAAGAGGACGTGCGCGCTGGCGTCGAAATCGGTACTGGTCGTCAGGCGCGCCGGGTCGAAGCCGCCGGGGTTGCCCTCGCTGCAATAGACCAGCGCTTTGGCCGGGGCCTGCGCGAAAGCGTCGGATGCCGTTCCCGGCAGAACGCCCGACAGCAGGCTGACGCCGGCGGCGGTCGCGAAGACGGACAGCCGGCGGACGGTGGGCTTCGAAATGCGTCGGATCATAGTGGGTGGCCTTTCACTCGCGGTCTTTGAAACGGTGATTATCGCCGACTCCGCGTCCCCGGCAGGGAAGACCGGCCATACGCGACGTCATGCGTTGAATCTCGCAAAGGCCGACCGAACAACGTAAAAAGGCGCCCGGGGGCGCCTTTCGCATGCGTGCTGCGGTCTTTCAGGACTTACTTCGCGTCCTTGAGGTTTTCCGCCGTGTCTCCAGCCGCTTTTTCGGTCTTGCCGGCAGCCTGCTGCAGATCGCCCTTGGCTTCCTGGGTCTTGTCCCCGGTTACCTTGCCGACGACTTCGTTGACCTTGCCCTTGACCTGGTCCTTGATGCCTTCCGTTTGTGCCTTGTTCATGTTCATCTCCTTTGTTTGAGGTACCTGCGTGCATCCATGTGTCCAGAATACCGGCGCCCGCCCGGCGCGAACAGGGTCGTTTGGCTGAATCGCGTGTAAGACGATGCTGACCCGCCTGCCGGTCAGGCGTCGTCGGGAACGGCCGTCGTCACGCCGGTGCGCGCCGCCTGCAACGTGGCGCGCACCGTTTCGGGCGTGAAGGGCGGGGCATAGAAGCGCACGCCCGTCGCATCGAACAGGGCGTTGGCGATCGCGGCCGGTGCGGGGACCGACGCCGATTCCCCGGCACCCATCGGCGGCTCGCCCTGGCGCGGCATCAGCAGCACGTCGATTTCCGGCAATTCGGGAAACGTCAGGATCGGGTAGCTGCCCCATTCGCGGGAGGCGACGATGCCGTCGGCGAAGCGCACGCTTTCCTTCAGGACGCGGCTCAGCGACTGGATGACGTTGCCGTGGATCTGATGACGCACGCCGTCCGGGTTGATCATCGTCCCCGTATCCTGACCAACGGTCACGCGCACCACGCGGATCGCGCCGGTTTCGCGGTCGACTTCGATGTCGACGATCCACGCGGCCCAGGCGGCGCCGAAGCCGGGGAAGCGGCTGTGGACATAGCGCGCATAGGACAGCCCGCGGCCGCGCACGATCCGCTCCCCGGTCTGTTCCGGATGGCGCGGCACCGCACCGGCCTGCCAGCCGGCGCGCCGCGCGGTGGCTTCCAGCAGTTCGCGCGCGCGCGGGTCTTCCAGGTGACGCAGGCGAAACGCAAGCGGATCGGCCCGCGCGAGCACGGCGAGTTCATCGAGGAAGGCGTCGTGGGCGAAGGAATTGGGCAGCGCGGAGACGCCGCGCAGCCAGGACGTGCGCACCAGCGGCGCGAGATCCTGGCAGACGAAGCGGGTGTGCGGGAAGGTGTAGGGCGTGACCGCGGTGCGGTCGCCCATCTCGAAAACACCCGCCCGCGCCGGTCGCGCGCCCGTGAGCAGCGTGGCCAGCAGCGGGGCGTCGTTCGACGGGTAGCGGGTTTCGAAGTCGTAGGCGACGGTGTCGCCCTGCGCCGAGACGCTGCCGGTCACGTCCATGACCTGACCGGCGCCCTTGGGCTCCCAGAGATGTTCGTCGGCGCGCGACAACTGCACGCGCACCGGGGCGCGCGCCGCGCGCGAGAGCAGCAGCGCGTCACCCGCGACGTCGTCGGCGCAGTTGCGCCCATAGCAGCCGGCGGCTTCCATCCGCACGATATCGATCTCGTCTTCGCCGCGCCCGCACAGCACGGACAGATCGTGGCGCAGCGATTGCGGGTTCTGCGTGCCGGACCAGACGGTGATGCGCTCGTCCCGATAATCCGCGAGCGCGCAGGACGGTCCGATGGATGCATGCATCTGGTATGGCCAGACGTAACGCCGCGTCAGGGTGGCGACCCCGGGCTGCCGCCCGGCGGCGGCGACATCCCCGCTCTGTTGCAGCAGCCGGGGCGTGGCGGGGGCGGTCTTGATCGCACGGGCCGGATCGCGCATGTCCGGCAGATGTGCCGCGGGATGCCAGCGCGCGCGCAGCATCTGCGCCGCGCGGACCGCCTGCTCCTCGCGTTCCGTCACGATGCCGATGAAGTCGCCGATGACGACCAGCGCGCGAAAACCCGGCAGACCCGCGACGCTGTCCCGGTCCACCGCGCGCAGCGAGCGCCCGACGCAGGGGCCGCTGTCGTGGCCGGCGTACGGCGGGCGCACGACGCGCCCGTGCAACATGCCCGGCACGCGCATGTCGTGGACGAACGTCAGCGCCCCGGTGGCTTTCGCGGGAAGATCCACGCGCGGCGTCGAACGTCCGACCGTGCGGTACAGCGCGGGATCCTTGACGGCGACGTCCTGATCGAGCGGCAGCGACACGCGGCGTCCGGCGAGCAGGGTGCCGAAGCCCAGACGCCGGCCGTCGTCGGCGAACGCGGCGCCCGCCTCGGTGCGGCAGCGGGCGGCGTCGACGCCGAAGCGCCGCGCCGCGAGCCCGAGCAGAATCTGCCGCGCCTGTGCCGCGGCCCGGCGCAGCGGCACCGCGCTGATCTGGATCGAGGCGCTGGCGATGGTCGGACCCTGGTTCGGCACTTCGCTCGCGTCGCCGAGGATCATCCGTACCTGCCCGGGCGGCACGTCGAGTTCCTCGGCGACGATCTGCGCGAGCGACGTGCGGATGCCGGTGCCCAGGTCGACGTGACCGTTGAACGCCAGGATGCGGCCATCGTCCAGCACCGCGATGAAGATTTCCGGCAGGTCCGGCACATAGGTCGAGTTGCTGCCGGGCTGGCCCGGCGTGGGAATGACCGGTGTCGGCGGCTGCCGGACGATGGTCAGGCAGCCGTCGCGGGCGAGCAGCGCGCGCCGCGTGAGCGGCTCGCTCACCGGTTGACGATCCGCTTCGGCATGGCAAGGGCCAGTGCGCAGCCGATCAGCATGCAGATGCCGAAGGTGATCAGGCCCGCGCTCATGCTGTGCGTCCGGTCCTTCATCCAGCCGAGCGCGTAGGTGCTGGCGAACCCGCCGAGATTGGCGATCGAGCAGGCGAAGGCGATGCCCGCCGCGGCCGCGGTGCCGCGCAGGAAGGTGGAGGGCAGGGCCCATACCACGGGCATGGCGGCCGCGACGCCGGCGTTGGCGATCGACAGCAGGATGACGGTGGCGGCGGTGCTGCCGCTGAAGAAGGTGCTGGCGATCAGGCCGAAAGCGGTGCAGGCGAACGGCACGACGATATGCCAGCGGCGCTCGCGGAAACGGTCGGAACTCGCGCCCGTGATCAGCATCATGACGATGGCGAGCGCGTTCGGGATCGCGGTCAGTATGCCGATTTCCAGCACGCTCTTGACGCCGGAGTCGCGGATGATGCTGGGCAGCCAGAAGCTGATCGCATAGGTGCCGAGCAGCACGCACAGATCGATCAGGCCGAGCGCCCAGACTTTCGGGTCGGTGAAGGCCGCACGCAGCGAATGGCGCTTGCCGTCCTGCGAATCGCGCGCGAGGTCGCGCTTCAGGCGCGTGCGTTCCGCGGCGTCGAGAAAGGGGGCGCTGTCGACCGTGTTCGGCAGATAGAAGAATACGGCGATGCCGAGCAGGATCGACGGCAGGGCTTCCAGCCCGAACAGCCATTGCCAGCCTTGCAGGCCATGCCGATCATTGAAGGCGGTCATGATCCAGCCCGACAGGGGGCCGCCAATCAGGCTCGACAGCGGCAGCCCCATCATGAACAGGGCGACCACCTTGCTGCGTCGCGCGTCGGGAAACCAGTGCGTGAGATAGAGCAGCACGCCGGGGAGAAACCCCGCTTCGGCGACGCCCAGCAGGAAGCGCAGCGCGTAGAACTGGCCGGGCGTCTTCACGAACATCGTGAGACCGGAGAGGATGCCCCAGGTGATCATGATCCGCGCGATCCAGATCTTCGCGCCGACCTTCTGCAGGACCAGATTGCTCGGGACCTCGAACAGGATGTAGCCGACGAAGAACAGGCCGCCGCCCAGGCCGTAGATGGTATCGCTGAAGCGCAGCGCACTCAGCATCTGCAGCTTCGCGATGCCGATATTGACCCGGTCCAGGTAGGCGGAAAAATAGCACAGGCAGAAGAAGGGGATGAGGCGCCATAGCAGCTTGCGGTAGAGCCGGTCGTTCGCCGTCAGTTCGATGCGGGACAATCCGGGGACGTCGCCATCGGTGGAGGTGGACATGTCGTTATCCTTCTGAATGGGGAGCGGGGAGGCACCGGACGGCGCGCCGGATCATCGGTAACGTACGCAACCAAAAACACGAGAGCAAACGGGACGGCACGGTATTTTACCCGCGCCCGCGGCGCCCGCCGACGCGGGATCACGCATGCGGCGTGGCGTCGTCCGGGGAGAGCACCACGCCACGCCGCACGACCGCTTCGCCATCGAGCAGCACATCGCAATGCCGCAGCGGGATGTCGATGTGGCAGGCCGTGGTGCGGGTGCCGCCGGCCTCGTTGTTCGGGCCGAGGGAGAACAGGAAGTTGCCGGCGAAGGCGCGGGCGTCCATGCCGATGGTGGACTCCCGATCGTACAGGCCGAGCGTCGACCAGCGCGCGCGGGGCTGGAGACCCCAGCCGATATGGGAGATCGCATATCCCTCGGGGTCGTCGAACGCGGCCATGTAATCGTTCAGCAGGTCCGCGTCGATGCCGCCCTCGATGCGGACCGCGTAGCCGTTCTCCACCGTCAGCACGATCGGCTCGGCGACATAGCGTTTCTGCGGCAGCAGGATATCGCCGCGATCGATGACGATGCGCCCGCTCGCCTGGCCGTCGTCGGGAAAGGTGAGCACGAAGCCGCTGGGCCAGTGGTCCCAGCGGCCCGGTTCGTCGACGAAACCGTATTCCGAGATCACCGGGAACTGCCCGAGCGGGCAGGTGAGATCGGTGCCGGCGGGCGAAGTCACGCGCATCTGGCGCGCCGCGCCGATGCGCGCGGCCGCGGCCGCGACGCGCGCCTTGTCGGCCAACGTGGGCACCAGACGGGCGAGAATCTCCGGCGGCTCCACCGCCAGCAGGATTTTCGTGCCGCCCTTGAGGATGTCGTGCTGTTCCGGCGAGAACAGCAGCGTCATCAGGTCGAGCACCAGATCGCTGGCCTTCAGCGCGGCGATCGCCGCATGGTTGCCGGTCAGCGGCGTGGTGCCCAGGTAGGCGAGCGCGTCCCGGCTCAGTGCCTTGTCGCCATTGACCGGGAGCAGATCCAGGCGGTTGACGATCGCCCCCATCGACTGGCTGGCGATCAGCGCGGTGGCGAGCGTCTGCGGATGCGAGGCGGCGCCGGTCAGGATGGTGACGGTCTGACCCGCCTGCAGGTTCGACAGCGTCAGGACCCGTTTCCAGGCGTCGATCATTTCGTAATCGCTGATGGACATGCGCTTTTCCGATGAGGGGATACCGATGCCGGAGTGTTTCGATCATAGTGTACACATTGGATTTTCAAAATAAATTCGCCCTGTTTCGATGCGTATTCTCGATATTTTTTAGGGTGACGATCGGTTGGAGAATTGCATGACCCCTGCGGCTGCGACAGTGGAAAGGCCATGCCAAATTTTTATTTTTCACAAAAATTGGAATGTGTACACTCGAATAAAGAGAGGGGTCGCCGGCGTTCTGCCGGGCCCGCTTCCGTTCTGGAGAGTGCATATGAAGAAGCCCCGCATCGCGGTCATCGGCGCCGGCCTGGGCGGCGTGGCCGCCACGGCCTTGCTGCTGCGCTCGGGCTATTCGGTCCGCCTGTACGAACAGGCGCCGTCGTTCTCGCGGATCGGGGCGGGGATTCACGTCGGCCCGAACGTGATGAAGATCCTGCGACGCATCGGCATCGAGGACGCGATGAACCGCATGGGATCGCACGCGGACGCCTGGTGCAGCCGCGATGGCCGCACCGGCGAGCTCATCGCCCGTGTGCCGCTGGGCGATTTCGCGGTCAAGGAATATGGCGCATCGTATCTGACGGTGCATCGCGGCGATTTCCACGCTCTGATGATCGACGCGTTGCCGCCGGGAACGGTGCAGTTCGACAAATGCCTGAGCCATATCGACGATACCAGCGGCGAGGACGGCGGCGGCGAGGTCCGGCTGACCTTCGCCGACGGCACCGTCGAGACGGCCGACATCGCCATCGGCGCGGACGGCGTGAACTCCCGGATGCGCGAGCATCTGCTGGGCGCGGAACCGCCGATCTATACCGGGCTGGTCGCGCACCGCGCGGTGTTGCCCGCGGCGTTGCTGGGCGACACACCCTTCGATCTGTGCGCGAAGTGGTGGTCCGAGGACCGTCACATGATGGTCTATTACGTGACGGGGAAAAAGGACGAGATCTACTACGTCACGGGCGTGCCCGCGCCGGACTGGCCGCAGGGACAATCGATGCTGCCGAGCAGCCGCGAAGAAATGCGCGAGGCGTTCGACGGGTATCACCCCGCGGTGCAGAAGCTGATCGACGCGACGCCCGAGGTGACGAAATGGCCGCTGCTGGAACGCAACCCCCTGCCGCTCTGGAGCCGGGGCCGGCTGGTTTTGCTGGGCGACGCCTGCCATCCGATGAAGCCGCACATGGCGCAGGGCGCGGCGATGGCGATCGAGGATGCGGCGATGCTGACGCGTTGTCTCGACGAAGCGGGTGCCGACGATCCGGCGACTGCCTTCGCGCTCTACGAAGCGAACCGGGCGGAGCGCGCCTCGCGCGTGCAGAAGGTCTCGCACGACAATACCTGGCTGCGCACGAACGAGGATCCGGCCTGGGTGTTCGCCTACGACGTGTTCGACGTGCCCCTGCGATGACGGCGCCCGCGCCGCCGCGTCCCCTGGAAAGCGAATCGCTGACGCTGACGGTGAATGGCGCGACGCGGACGATCGAGGCGGCGCGCGACACGCCCTTGCTGTACATATTGAGAAACGATTTCGCGCTGAACGGTCCCAAGTACGGTTGCGGACTCGGGCAGTGCGGTGCCTGCACGGTGCTGCTCGCCGGCGGCGCGGCGCGCTCCTGCGTCGTGCCGGTTGCCGCGGCGGTGGGTCGCGAGACGCTCACGCTGGAAGGGCTGGGCGACGCCGCCGCGCCGCATCCGATTCAGCGCGCCTTCATCGAGGAACAGGCCGCGCAGTGCGGCTATTGCCTCAATGGCATGATCATGAGCACCAAGGTCCTGCTGGACCGCCACCCCGCGCCGAGCGATGACCGGATCCGCGAAGCGTTGCGCTTCAATTATTGCCGCTGCGGCACGCACGTCGAGATCATGCGGGCGGTGCGTCGCGCGGCGGTGTATGTGAAACATGCGCGCGAAAGCTGAGGCGGGCAAGGGCGTGGGTACCGATGTGGGTGCCGACGTGGGTGCCGACGTGGGTACCGATGCGGCATCGCCCTTGGCAGCCGCGTCCGAACCGGTGCGAGTGCTGCCGCATCGGGCGTGCTACAGCTGGCCGCTGAACGCCGGCACCGTCGCGCCGCGGGCGCGGCTCGACGGTGCCGCGTCGCTCGACGCCGCCGGGCGACTCGCGCTCTGGCGCTACGCGGCGCGGGCATCGCCGCACGCCGTGCCCGGCGCCGCCAGCGCCGCAATCCGGCCGGAGATGCCGTACGGACCGCGGCGCATCGAGACGCTGATCGATGACGCCGCGGGCGCCATCCCTGCCGTCGCGCATGTTTTCGCGCGGGAATCCTTGGTCGACGAGATCGCGCGCGATGGTAGGCGTGACCCCCTGGCATTCCGGCGCGCGCATCTGGACGCGGCACGCGACGGTGGCGGCTCGGCATTGGTCGACGCGCTCGCGGAACGTGCCGTGTGGCGGCCGCGATCCCAGCCGCCCCGCCCGTTTGACGCACGGGTGACGCGGGGCCGCGGCTTTGCTTTCGACAAGCGCGCGCCGCGCCCGGGCGAAGCGGACTGCCCGGTGTATTCCGGGTGGATCGTCGACGTCGAAGTGGATGGCGCGAGCGGCGGCATCGCCGTGACGCGCGTGGTCGCGGGGCAGGCGCGCGGGCATATCGACGGGAGCGGCATCGAAGGGATCGGCGCGGCGCGCATCGCGCGGGCGGCGTCGCGATTGCTCGGGCGCACCGTGGCGTATGTGCCCGCGCATGACGAAACCGCCGGTCCCGCGGCGCTCGCGTATCGCGCGTCCGGCGCCGTCGTGCAAGCCGTGAAGAGCGCGATGCAGGCAAAGGTCGAGACAGGGGACGCGGTGGTGAACGCCGGTCCGGCGCCGGAAATCGACGCAGCAAGCGACGCAAGCGACGCCGCGCCCGCCGCCGCGGCGATCGCCAACGCGCTGTACGACGCGACCGGTGTCCGGTTTCGCGATCCGCCCTTCACCCCGGAGCGGGTGCGCGCGGTTCTGAACGACGCCGTTCCGGCGCGCGGTGGCCCTTTCGCGGGTCCGCGCGACCGCGGCGCCAGCATGCGCCTCGCTACGCGCCGCAGTCTGGCCTGGCTGGCGGCGGGTGCCAGCGCGCTGGCGGCCGTGCTCGGTACGGCCTGGCCGGTACGCGCGCCGCTGCCGCTCATCGAGCGGCCCGATCCGGCGACCTGGTCCGCGGCGACGCTCGCACGGGGACGCGCCGTCGCCGCCGCCGGGGACTGCGCGGTCTGTCACACCGCGCCGGGCGGGGTCGAGAACGCCGGCGGTCTGGGCATCGCGACGCCCTTCGGCACGGTCTATTCGACGAATCTGACGCCGGACGTCGTCCACGGCATCGGCGGCTGGTCGTTCGCCGCTTTCGAGCGCGCCATGCGGCAGGGGATTTCGCGGGACGGACGGCATCTGTACCCGGCGTTCCCCTACACGGCTTTCGCCAGGCTGAGCGAAGCCGACATGACCGCCTTGTACGCATACCTGATGGCGCGGCCCGCGGTACCGGTGCCGGCACCGGCGACCCGGCTGCGGTTTCCGTTCAATCGGCGTGCGCTGCTGGCCGGCTGGAACGCGCTCTACCTGAGGCCGGGTGCCTATCGGCCCGATCCCGCGCGCGCCGCCGAGTGGAATCGCGGCCGCTATCTGGTGGAGGGCGCCGGGCATTGCGCCGCCTGCCATTCCCCACGCAACGCGCTGGGTGCGGAACTGGGCGGCGCCCGTCATCTGTCCGGCGGCGTCGTCGATGGCTGGACGGCCCCGTCGCTCGTGGCGAATGCAACGTCGCGGCTGCCCTGGACCGAGACGGCATTGTTCGACTATCTGAGCACGGGCTTTTCCCGCGAACACGGCGTCGCGGCGGGGCCGATGGCGCCGGTGGTCGCGGGTCTCGCCACCTTGCCGGCGGCGGATGTCCGGGCGATGGCGCACTATCTGGCGTCTTTGCGCGCGCCGCCGCATGAGCAGGCACATGAGCAGGCACATGAGCAAGCGCATGAGCAAGCGCATGAGCAAGCGCATGAGCAAGCGCATGAGCGGGACGATCCGGCGATCCGTCTGCGTGGGCTGGAAACCGGCCAGCGGATTTTCGAGGGGGCGTGCGCGGTGTGTCACGCCGATGCCGGCGGCGTGGGAAATTTCGGCGTGCGGCCGCTGATGTCGCGCAATACCAGCGTCGCCGAACGTACCCCCGACAATCTGCTCCGCGTGATCCAGGCAGGGATCGCCGCGCCGGCAACGGACGCGTTGGGCTATATGCCCGGCTTCCGGGACGTGTTCGACGACCGGCAGGTCGCGGCGCTGGGCGCCTATCTGCGCGCCCGTTTCGCGCCGGCGGAACCCGCGTGGCCGGACCTCGCGGCCACGTCCGCGCGTATCCGCAGAATGCCGCATTGACCGACACCGCGCGCGACGCACATCGTATCGAGAGGTGCGCCTCGCTGTTTGGCGCACATCGTCGGTTCCCCGGTCCGCAAGCCCGAGGGTGCCAACCTTTCTAGGATTGCTCGGTGCGCATCATCGCGCGCAGCAGGAAATCGAGCGCGACGCGTTCGCCCGGGTTCAGCGAACCGAAGGTCTGCTCCGTCACGTCCCGCGCGAATGGAATGGTCCGGTCGGTGAGCGCCCGGCCCTTGCCGGTCGCGCGCACGATCAGTTTGCGCCTGTCCCCGGGATCGGCCGACACGGAAACCAGCGACCGTTTCTTGAGGCGTTCCACCACGCCGCGGATGGTCGCCTGATCGATGGCGGTCGCCTTGACGATATCGTTCAATGAACACGCATCCTGCTTGCGGATCGCGCACAGCGTGACGAATTGGGCGGCCGTCAGTTCGGAATCGGGAATCGCTGCCTGAAAAAGCGCGATATGCCGCTGATAAGCACGTCTGAGAAGGTGGCCAATCTGGTCCGAGAACACGTAATCGTCGCTGTTCCGAATCTTGGCGGGCGAGGGAGGGGGCGTCGGCACAAGAAAAAATTGTAGTGTATACGTTATTTCACGCGCCACGCCGTCGCGGGCAGGGCGACCCCGCCCGCGCGATGCGGATCAGGTTTTCTTCAGATTTTTGACCGGCACCTCGATCAAGGTCAGTTGCACGGTCTTGCCGCTTTGCCAGGCGTTCGCGCCGGGGTCGACCGTCGGCATCGGAATATCCGCCCGGTTCTTCTTCTGT encodes:
- a CDS encoding cytochrome c: MRAKAEAGKGVGTDVGADVGADVGTDAASPLAAASEPVRVLPHRACYSWPLNAGTVAPRARLDGAASLDAAGRLALWRYAARASPHAVPGAASAAIRPEMPYGPRRIETLIDDAAGAIPAVAHVFARESLVDEIARDGRRDPLAFRRAHLDAARDGGGSALVDALAERAVWRPRSQPPRPFDARVTRGRGFAFDKRAPRPGEADCPVYSGWIVDVEVDGASGGIAVTRVVAGQARGHIDGSGIEGIGAARIARAASRLLGRTVAYVPAHDETAGPAALAYRASGAVVQAVKSAMQAKVETGDAVVNAGPAPEIDAASDASDAAPAAAAIANALYDATGVRFRDPPFTPERVRAVLNDAVPARGGPFAGPRDRGASMRLATRRSLAWLAAGASALAAVLGTAWPVRAPLPLIERPDPATWSAATLARGRAVAAAGDCAVCHTAPGGVENAGGLGIATPFGTVYSTNLTPDVVHGIGGWSFAAFERAMRQGISRDGRHLYPAFPYTAFARLSEADMTALYAYLMARPAVPVPAPATRLRFPFNRRALLAGWNALYLRPGAYRPDPARAAEWNRGRYLVEGAGHCAACHSPRNALGAELGGARHLSGGVVDGWTAPSLVANATSRLPWTETALFDYLSTGFSREHGVAAGPMAPVVAGLATLPAADVRAMAHYLASLRAPPHEQAHEQAHEQAHEQAHEQAHEQAHERDDPAIRLRGLETGQRIFEGACAVCHADAGGVGNFGVRPLMSRNTSVAERTPDNLLRVIQAGIAAPATDALGYMPGFRDVFDDRQVAALGAYLRARFAPAEPAWPDLAATSARIRRMPH
- a CDS encoding MarR family winged helix-turn-helix transcriptional regulator — encoded protein: MPTPPPSPAKIRNSDDYVFSDQIGHLLRRAYQRHIALFQAAIPDSELTAAQFVTLCAIRKQDACSLNDIVKATAIDQATIRGVVERLKKRSLVSVSADPGDRRKLIVRATGKGRALTDRTIPFARDVTEQTFGSLNPGERVALDFLLRAMMRTEQS